AAACCACGTAACATTTTACTTCTTTTAGAACGTACATTGGCAGCAACAACTCCAGGCATATCGGCAGCTTCTGTATTATCGCGTTCTGAATACGTAAAAACATGCAAATAAGAAATATTCATCTCATTTAAGAAATGATAGGTTTCTAAGAATTGTTCATCGGTTTCTCCGGGAAAACCAACAATTACATCTACACCTATACAAGCGTGTGGCATCACTTCTCTAATCTTATTCACTCGCTCTGTGTACACTTCGCGTTGGTAACGGCGTTTCATCAGTTTCAAAATTTCATTACTTCCAGATTGTAATGGAATATGAAAATGAGGAACAAACGTTCTGCTTTTTGAAACAAATTCTATCGTTTCGTTTTTTAATAAATTGGGTTCGATAGACGAAATTCGCAATCTTTCGATTCCTTCCACTTCATCTAATGCTTGAACTAATTCTAAAAAAGTATGCTCGTGTTTTTTATTCCCAAATTCACCTTTACCGTAATCGCCAATATTTACACCGGTAAGAACAATTTCCTTAATATTTTGCTTCGAAATTTCATATGCATTTTTCAATACATTCTCCAGTTCATCAGATCGAGAAATTCCTCTCGCTAGCGGAATCGTACAATAGGTACATTTATAATCACAACCGTCTTGTACTTTCAAGAAAGCACGAGTTCGATCACCAATGGAATAACTTCCTACATAGAAATCAGCTTCGGAAATCTCGCAAGAATGTACTTCGCCCATGTCGTTTTTGGACAAGTCATTAATATAATCGGTGATTTTAAATTTTTCTGTAGCTCCCAGAACGAGATCCACTCCATCAACAGCCGCTAATTCTTCTGGTTTCAATTGGGCGTAACAACCTACAGCCGCAACAAAAGCTTTGTCATTCAACTTCATCGCTTTTTTAACGACTTGTTTGAATTGTTTGTCTGCATTTTCCGTTACTGAGCAAGTATTGATAACATACATATCAGCCACTTCTTCAAAATCGACGCGGTCAAAACCTTCATCTTGAAAACTTCTTGCTATCGTTGATGTTTCTGAAAAGTTTAGTTTACATCCCAGCGTATAAAAGGCAACCTTTTTTCTATTTTCCATAAGTAAGCGCTATTAATGAAATCGTTGTCAAAAAATAGCGTGTGCAAATTTACGAACAAAAATCTATAAAAAGAAACCAATAATTATTGATATATTAGCTTACTAATTAAATATAAAAAATGAGCAAAATTTCGTTAATTGCATTACTACTATTTTTATTTTCAGCACCATTAATTGCTCAAAATACTGTTGAATGGAATGAAAATTACAAACTTCAACTTTCTGATTTTCAATCCAAAGGAACTTTAATTGGGAATACTCAAATAAACAGCATCCACACTGCTTCTGGGCTTGATTTTAGCTTACAAATGAGCAACATAGAATTTATGTTTACTAAAAACTTCAATTCTAAAGTAAGTTCCACTTTTAAACGTGACGCTGCATCCATCATTGCAACTGATACTCTTACAGCAAAACATTTATTAGATTTTGCTCAATACGCGTTTGATTTATCAGAACTCTATGCTCGAAAATTAAGACAAGACCTATACATAAACAAAGGAACCTTTTCGGATATTAGTTTTTTACAACCATTATATGACGTCATTCAAAAAAAATATA
The Flavobacterium sp. WC2421 genome window above contains:
- the mtaB gene encoding tRNA (N(6)-L-threonylcarbamoyladenosine(37)-C(2))-methylthiotransferase MtaB, producing MENRKKVAFYTLGCKLNFSETSTIARSFQDEGFDRVDFEEVADMYVINTCSVTENADKQFKQVVKKAMKLNDKAFVAAVGCYAQLKPEELAAVDGVDLVLGATEKFKITDYINDLSKNDMGEVHSCEISEADFYVGSYSIGDRTRAFLKVQDGCDYKCTYCTIPLARGISRSDELENVLKNAYEISKQNIKEIVLTGVNIGDYGKGEFGNKKHEHTFLELVQALDEVEGIERLRISSIEPNLLKNETIEFVSKSRTFVPHFHIPLQSGSNEILKLMKRRYQREVYTERVNKIREVMPHACIGVDVIVGFPGETDEQFLETYHFLNEMNISYLHVFTYSERDNTEAADMPGVVAANVRSKRSKMLRGLSVKKRRAFYESQLGSNRTVLFESENKEGYIHGFTENYVKVKTPWNPELVNTLHNINLTHIDEDGSVRMEFIEVEV